In the Pseudomonas orientalis genome, one interval contains:
- a CDS encoding DMT family transporter — translation MFLIVCLSWGTTWLGIKIAVESVPPLTSAGLRFLIAFPLFLCFALVRREPILFPRESRWFFVFVTLSYFSIPYYLLNYGEMHVSSGLTALLFSCMPVFILIFSALFLRERIYLSQVVGIGIGFGSLYMIIKSQGLHLDHAEFFGVLAILTAAIMHALCYVITKQKGSAISVITYNTLPIGIAGLMLFMAGLWFETPTFDAITLRSWSALFYLGLVASVGGFIVYFMLLKRLSPIILSFVFIIFPVFAVIIGAWYEGVAISRDLMLYSAILLAGFAITKLPIEKLLAKKN, via the coding sequence ATGTTCCTGATCGTGTGCCTGAGCTGGGGCACCACCTGGCTGGGCATCAAGATCGCGGTGGAAAGCGTGCCGCCGCTGACGTCAGCAGGCCTGCGCTTCCTGATCGCCTTCCCGTTGTTCCTGTGTTTTGCCCTGGTGCGCCGTGAGCCGATTCTGTTCCCGCGGGAAAGCCGCTGGTTCTTCGTGTTCGTGACCCTGTCCTACTTCAGCATTCCCTATTACCTGCTCAACTATGGCGAGATGCACGTCTCGTCCGGCCTGACAGCCCTGCTGTTCAGCTGCATGCCGGTGTTCATCCTGATCTTCTCCGCGTTGTTCCTGCGTGAGCGCATCTACCTGTCTCAGGTGGTGGGCATCGGCATTGGTTTCGGCAGCCTCTACATGATCATCAAGAGCCAGGGCCTGCACCTGGACCACGCCGAATTCTTCGGCGTACTGGCGATTTTGACCGCCGCGATCATGCACGCGTTGTGCTACGTGATCACCAAGCAAAAGGGCAGCGCCATCAGTGTGATCACCTACAACACCCTGCCCATCGGCATTGCCGGCCTGATGCTGTTCATGGCCGGCCTGTGGTTTGAAACCCCGACCTTCGACGCCATCACCCTGCGCTCCTGGAGCGCACTGTTCTACCTGGGGCTGGTGGCTTCGGTGGGTGGGTTCATTGTGTATTTCATGCTGCTCAAGCGCCTGAGCCCGATCATCCTGTCATTCGTGTTCATCATCTTCCCGGTGTTTGCGGTGATCATCGGCGCCTGGTACGAAGGCGTGGCGATTTCCCGTGACCTGATGCTGTACTCGGCGATCCTGCTGGCCGGTTTTGCAATCACCAAATTGCCCATTGAAAAACTGCTGGCGAAGAAAAATTGA
- the moeB gene encoding molybdopterin-synthase adenylyltransferase MoeB codes for MDVLRPTALEQIYAHASGSYPEECCGFIFADGSVYLGSNIQNELHHRNPQMYPRSAANGYTFSVADTLLMNKAFCSDNPVVVIYHSHPDVGAYFSAEDQDKALFLGEPIYPVSYLVVDVRQGRALGSKLFAWDGKQFALQPFNDLHTELSMNAVSFPDILVRVAKLPQSTLKGAGSTLREVIENLCDHHPQLRQHLFHEKNQQLKEHFLFTAEEELIAADDPLPEQARIEVLLATSGGIDVDTLSNEEVQRYVRHITLPGVGREGQLNLKKARVLIIGTGGLGSPISLYLAAAGIGTLGLVDFDVVESSNLQRQIVHGNSTLGMPKVESARQRLQDLNPYIRINTHNTALDTDNALELVGAYDLVIDGTDNFDTRYLVNDACVQLGKPLVYGAIYRFDGQISVFNHKGGPCYRCLFPKAPPAELAPNCSAGGVIGVLPGVIGMIQATEAIKLLIGIGESLSGRLMRFDALAMKFSEIRFKRRPDCPCCSDRRHSEAATPAVCADAVPSQPSLAEERYIEPRVLKQVIDNHRSADVLLDVRDASELEVCKLPGVVHIPLAELDKQLDSLSRDNTHYLICYAGTRAEQAASTLLAAGFANTKVLRGGMKHWVRDVEPAMPLY; via the coding sequence ATGGACGTCCTCCGCCCCACCGCCCTGGAACAGATCTACGCCCACGCAAGCGGCAGCTATCCCGAGGAGTGCTGCGGCTTCATCTTCGCCGACGGCAGTGTGTACCTGGGCAGTAATATCCAGAACGAGCTGCACCACAGGAATCCGCAGATGTACCCGCGCAGCGCGGCCAACGGCTACACCTTTTCAGTCGCCGACACGCTGCTGATGAACAAGGCGTTTTGCAGCGACAACCCGGTGGTGGTGATCTACCACTCGCACCCGGATGTCGGTGCCTATTTCAGTGCTGAAGACCAGGACAAGGCGCTGTTTCTGGGCGAGCCGATCTACCCCGTCAGCTACCTGGTGGTGGATGTTCGCCAGGGCCGGGCCCTGGGGTCCAAGCTGTTTGCCTGGGATGGCAAACAGTTCGCCCTTCAACCTTTCAACGACCTGCACACGGAGTTGTCCATGAACGCTGTCTCTTTCCCCGACATTCTGGTTCGCGTGGCCAAGCTGCCGCAATCGACCCTCAAGGGCGCCGGATCGACATTGCGCGAAGTCATTGAAAATCTCTGCGACCACCACCCGCAGCTGCGCCAGCACCTGTTTCACGAAAAAAACCAACAGCTCAAGGAACACTTCCTGTTCACCGCCGAGGAAGAACTGATCGCTGCCGACGACCCGCTGCCCGAACAAGCCCGGATCGAAGTGCTGCTCGCCACCTCCGGCGGCATCGACGTCGACACCCTGAGCAACGAAGAAGTGCAACGTTACGTACGCCACATCACTCTGCCTGGTGTCGGCCGTGAGGGTCAGTTGAACCTGAAAAAAGCCAGGGTGCTGATCATCGGCACCGGCGGCCTGGGCTCCCCCATCAGCCTGTACCTGGCGGCGGCCGGCATCGGCACCCTGGGGCTGGTGGACTTCGATGTGGTGGAAAGCAGCAACCTGCAACGCCAGATCGTACATGGCAACAGCACCCTGGGCATGCCCAAGGTGGAGTCCGCCAGGCAGCGTTTGCAGGATCTGAACCCGTACATCCGAATCAACACACACAACACCGCGCTCGATACCGACAACGCCCTGGAACTGGTGGGTGCCTACGACCTGGTGATCGACGGCACGGACAATTTCGATACCCGCTACCTGGTCAATGATGCCTGCGTGCAGTTGGGCAAACCCCTGGTATACGGCGCCATCTACCGCTTCGACGGGCAAATCAGTGTGTTCAACCACAAAGGCGGGCCGTGCTACCGCTGCCTGTTCCCCAAGGCCCCACCCGCAGAGCTGGCACCCAACTGCAGCGCCGGCGGGGTCATCGGCGTGTTGCCGGGGGTGATCGGCATGATCCAGGCGACTGAGGCGATAAAGCTGCTGATCGGCATTGGCGAATCCTTGTCCGGGCGCTTGATGCGCTTCGATGCGCTGGCCATGAAATTCAGCGAGATCCGCTTCAAGCGCCGCCCCGACTGCCCGTGCTGCTCTGACCGCCGCCACAGCGAGGCCGCCACCCCAGCAGTGTGCGCGGATGCCGTGCCGAGCCAACCGTCCCTGGCCGAAGAACGCTACATCGAGCCTCGCGTGCTCAAGCAAGTGATCGACAACCACCGCAGCGCCGATGTCTTGCTCGACGTACGCGACGCCAGCGAGCTGGAAGTATGCAAATTGCCGGGCGTGGTGCACATCCCCCTGGCCGAGCTGGATAAGCAGCTCGATAGCCTGAGCCGCGACAACACGCATTACCTGATCTGCTACGCCGGCACCCGCGCCGAGCAGGCCGCCAGCACCTTGCTGGCGGCGGGCTTCGCCAATACCAAAGTGCTGCGGGGCGGCATGAAACATTGGGTGCGCGATGTTGAACCCGCCATGCCGCTGTACTGA
- a CDS encoding PLP-dependent cysteine synthase family protein has protein sequence MLHNSILDVIGQTPIVRLAQFSEDLGIEVYAKLESLNPGGSHKARIALGMILDAERRGVLMRDCGQTIIEPSGGNTGIGLVMAGNVLGYKVVLVIPDNYSPEKQKLLRLYGARVVLSDSRLGNNSHGEKCMELLLENPNYVMLNQQRNGANPQTHRDTTAPEILRVFGERRVDYFVSGIGTGGHITGIGETLKAAWPALRVMGVEPEECDLLKDRHAPHAIQGLSIGLIPSILNLDVLDGMLKVSHGACLEMIKRIMRTDAISLGLSSAANMVAIAQLAPQLPPETVVLTMVYDNADSYLPSFE, from the coding sequence ATGCTGCATAACTCGATTCTCGACGTAATCGGCCAAACCCCGATCGTGCGTCTGGCACAGTTTTCCGAAGATCTCGGCATCGAGGTCTACGCCAAGCTGGAATCCCTCAACCCGGGCGGCAGCCACAAGGCGCGCATCGCCCTGGGCATGATCCTCGACGCCGAACGCCGTGGCGTGCTGATGCGCGACTGCGGGCAAACCATCATCGAACCCAGTGGTGGCAATACCGGCATCGGCCTGGTGATGGCCGGCAATGTGCTCGGCTACAAGGTGGTGCTGGTGATTCCGGACAACTACAGCCCGGAAAAACAGAAGCTGCTGCGCCTGTATGGCGCCAGGGTTGTGCTGTCGGACAGCCGCCTGGGTAACAACTCCCACGGCGAGAAGTGCATGGAGCTGCTGTTGGAAAATCCCAATTACGTGATGCTCAACCAGCAACGCAACGGCGCCAATCCGCAGACCCACCGCGACACCACCGCGCCGGAGATCCTCCGCGTCTTTGGCGAGCGGCGTGTGGACTACTTCGTCAGCGGCATCGGCACCGGTGGGCATATCACCGGTATCGGCGAAACCCTCAAGGCCGCCTGGCCGGCACTGCGCGTGATGGGTGTGGAGCCGGAGGAGTGCGACCTGCTCAAGGACCGGCACGCCCCGCACGCCATCCAGGGCCTGTCGATCGGCCTGATCCCGAGCATTCTCAACCTGGACGTACTGGACGGCATGCTCAAGGTGTCGCATGGGGCGTGCCTGGAGATGATCAAACGCATCATGCGCACCGACGCCATCAGCCTGGGGCTGTCTTCGGCCGCCAACATGGTCGCCATCGCCCAGCTCGCCCCGCAACTGCCGCCCGAAACGGTGGTGCTGACCATGGTCTACGACAATGCCGATAGCTACCTGCCCAGTTTCGAATAA
- a CDS encoding serine O-acetyltransferase, whose amino-acid sequence MGGFIDMQQLHDELLTHLIQTLTPGQMKQLEPHLAPLIRNAAQAVAEDLIAYAYRDPASRGRGELILESYASFKAVLFYRLAHLVWHFPETAHGMFTRIALKLSNQGKILSGAEIHPAARIGRRFVLDHGYGTVIGETCEIGNDCYILCGVTLGARGIANNPDGKRHPRLGNHVEVGAGARVLGYVQIGDNVFISPSCVITQDVPAGTKVKVVNQIQLQKNDESEHSNYLGAFALEERLHVVGEVDAGHKVTVLDADFHPLPGLMLEPTVKERHHLQFRLHRQGVGEQLPRLPLNLKVCGPAFEITLLSPPGLSAMVRHLLQASPLIVGG is encoded by the coding sequence ATGGGAGGCTTTATCGACATGCAACAGCTGCACGATGAGTTGCTGACCCACCTCATCCAGACCCTGACGCCCGGGCAGATGAAGCAGCTGGAACCGCACCTGGCGCCGCTGATCCGGAACGCCGCCCAGGCGGTGGCCGAGGACCTGATCGCCTACGCGTATCGCGACCCGGCATCGCGCGGACGCGGTGAGCTGATTCTGGAATCCTATGCCTCCTTCAAGGCGGTATTGTTCTACCGGCTTGCGCACCTGGTGTGGCATTTCCCGGAAACCGCCCACGGCATGTTTACGCGCATCGCGCTCAAGCTCAGCAACCAGGGCAAGATCCTGTCCGGGGCCGAGATTCACCCGGCTGCGCGCATCGGCCGACGCTTTGTACTGGACCATGGCTACGGCACGGTCATTGGTGAAACCTGCGAGATCGGCAACGACTGCTACATCCTCTGTGGCGTGACCCTGGGCGCTCGCGGTATCGCCAACAACCCGGACGGCAAGCGCCATCCACGCCTGGGCAACCATGTCGAGGTCGGTGCCGGGGCGCGGGTGCTGGGTTATGTGCAGATCGGCGACAACGTGTTTATCAGCCCCTCCTGTGTCATCACCCAGGACGTGCCGGCGGGTACCAAGGTCAAAGTGGTCAATCAGATTCAGTTGCAGAAAAACGATGAATCGGAGCACAGCAACTACCTCGGCGCATTCGCCCTGGAGGAGCGCCTGCACGTGGTCGGCGAGGTCGATGCCGGGCACAAGGTCACGGTACTGGACGCGGACTTTCATCCGCTGCCGGGGCTGATGCTCGAACCTACTGTGAAAGAGCGTCACCACCTGCAGTTCCGCCTGCACCGCCAGGGCGTCGGCGAACAACTGCCGCGCCTGCCGCTGAACCTGAAAGTCTGCGGACCGGCGTTCGAAATCACCCTGCTCTCCCCCCCTGGCTTGAGTGCGATGGTGCGTCACCTGTTGCAAGCCAGCCCACTGATCGTCGGAGGTTGA
- a CDS encoding alanyl-tRNA editing protein has product MSVHTMETLALFDSAPYQNAFSARVIAVSEHGVALEHTLFYPTGGGQPGDTGHLTLADGTRVEVTGTVRDPVLRSIIWHQVQHCPAQLIAGAQVDAGLDWERRYQHMKMHTCLHLLCSIIDAPVTGCSISADKGRLDFDLPEMTLDKDSITRDLNALIEQAHPVQTLSMAATEYATLLQITRTQAVAPPVIQGSVRVIEIPGIDIQPCGGTHVLNTEEIGRVFCEKIEKKSKHNRRVILRFEG; this is encoded by the coding sequence ATGTCCGTGCATACCATGGAAACCCTGGCGCTGTTCGACAGCGCGCCCTATCAAAACGCCTTCAGCGCCCGGGTGATTGCCGTCAGCGAGCACGGCGTCGCGCTGGAGCACACGCTGTTCTACCCCACCGGCGGTGGGCAACCAGGCGACACCGGCCACCTCACCCTGGCCGACGGCACGCGCGTGGAAGTCACCGGCACGGTGCGCGATCCGGTGCTGCGCTCGATCATCTGGCATCAGGTGCAACATTGCCCGGCGCAACTGATCGCCGGCGCCCAGGTAGACGCCGGCCTGGACTGGGAGCGCCGCTACCAGCATATGAAGATGCACACCTGCCTGCACTTGCTGTGTTCGATCATCGACGCGCCCGTCACCGGTTGCAGCATCAGCGCGGACAAGGGCCGCCTGGATTTCGACTTGCCGGAAATGACCCTGGACAAGGACAGCATCACGCGCGATCTCAACGCACTGATCGAACAGGCGCACCCGGTGCAAACCCTGTCGATGGCCGCGACCGAGTACGCCACCCTGCTGCAGATCACCCGCACCCAGGCCGTTGCGCCGCCGGTCATTCAGGGTTCGGTGCGAGTGATTGAAATCCCGGGCATCGATATCCAGCCGTGCGGCGGTACCCATGTGCTCAATACCGAGGAAATCGGCCGGGTGTTCTGCGAGAAGATCGAAAAGAAGAGCAAGCACAACCGCAGGGTGATTTTGCGGTTTGAAGGCTGA
- the prpD gene encoding 2-methylcitrate dehydratase — protein sequence MSANVDQNNRPDYDQVLQDIADYVLTYRIESETALDTARNCLMDTLGCGLLALRFPECTKHLGPLVEGTVVPFGARVPGTSLRLDPVKAAWDIGCIVRWLDYNDTWLAAEWGHPSDNLGGILAVADHLSQKRVANGDAPLSVRNVLEAMIMAHEIQGVIALENSFNRVGLDHVLLVKVASTAVTAKLMGASREQLLAALSHAFVDGQALRTYRHAPNAGSRKSWAAGDASSRGVRLADIALRGEMGIPGVLSAPQWGFYDVLFSHTNKDLTLKPEEQRRFSLSQPYGTYVMENVLFKISFPAEFHAQTACEAAVILHPQVKQRLHEIERIVITTHESAIRIISKVGPLANAADRDHCLQYMTAVPLAFGDLVAEHYEDPFHAAHPIIDELRGKMVIVEDPRYSREYLEADKRSIANAVQVFFTDGTCTEQVAVEYPIGHRRRREQGIPLLEDKFKANLATRFPAQRSAEIFALCKDQARLEATPVNRFMDLFMI from the coding sequence ATGAGCGCCAACGTCGACCAGAACAACCGTCCCGACTACGATCAGGTCCTGCAGGACATTGCCGATTATGTCCTCACTTACCGAATCGAGTCCGAAACCGCCCTGGACACCGCGCGCAACTGCCTGATGGACACCCTCGGCTGCGGCCTGCTGGCATTGCGCTTTCCCGAGTGCACCAAGCACCTGGGGCCGCTCGTCGAAGGCACCGTGGTACCGTTCGGCGCACGGGTGCCGGGCACGTCGTTGCGGCTGGACCCGGTCAAGGCCGCCTGGGACATCGGCTGCATCGTGCGCTGGCTCGACTACAACGACACCTGGCTCGCGGCCGAGTGGGGCCACCCTTCGGACAATCTGGGCGGCATCCTCGCGGTGGCTGATCATCTGTCGCAGAAACGCGTGGCCAATGGCGACGCACCGCTGAGCGTACGCAACGTGCTGGAAGCGATGATCATGGCCCACGAGATCCAAGGCGTGATTGCCTTGGAAAACTCCTTCAACCGCGTCGGCCTTGATCATGTGCTGCTGGTCAAAGTCGCCTCGACGGCGGTCACCGCCAAGCTGATGGGCGCCAGCCGTGAGCAACTGCTCGCCGCCTTGTCCCATGCGTTTGTCGACGGGCAGGCGTTGCGCACTTACCGCCACGCGCCGAACGCCGGCTCGCGCAAGTCCTGGGCGGCGGGCGATGCGTCGAGTCGCGGAGTGCGTCTGGCGGATATCGCATTGCGCGGCGAGATGGGCATCCCCGGTGTGCTGAGTGCGCCGCAGTGGGGGTTCTACGACGTGTTGTTCAGCCACACCAACAAGGACCTGACCCTCAAACCTGAGGAACAGCGCCGCTTCAGCCTGTCCCAGCCCTACGGCACCTACGTGATGGAAAACGTGCTGTTCAAGATCAGCTTTCCCGCTGAATTCCACGCGCAGACTGCCTGCGAAGCGGCGGTCATCCTGCATCCGCAGGTCAAGCAGCGCCTGCATGAAATCGAACGCATCGTGATCACCACCCACGAGTCGGCCATTCGTATCATTTCCAAAGTCGGGCCATTGGCCAACGCCGCGGACCGTGACCATTGCCTGCAATACATGACCGCCGTGCCCCTGGCCTTCGGCGACCTGGTGGCCGAACACTATGAAGATCCATTCCATGCCGCCCATCCGATCATCGATGAGCTGCGCGGGAAAATGGTCATCGTTGAGGACCCGCGTTACAGCCGCGAATATCTGGAGGCCGACAAGCGCTCCATCGCCAATGCAGTGCAGGTGTTCTTCACCGACGGCACCTGCACCGAGCAGGTGGCGGTGGAATATCCGATTGGCCATCGCCGTCGTCGGGAGCAAGGTATCCCTTTGCTGGAAGACAAATTCAAGGCCAACCTGGCGACGCGCTTCCCCGCGCAGCGCAGCGCCGAGATTTTTGCCTTGTGCAAGGATCAGGCACGGCTTGAGGCTACCCCAGTCAACCGTTTCATGGACCTGTTCATGATCTAG
- the prpF gene encoding 2-methylaconitate cis-trans isomerase PrpF, whose protein sequence is MAHAAQIKIPATYMRGGTSKGVFFSLEDLPPSAQVPGAARDALLLRVIGSPDPYDKQIDGMGGATSSTSKSVILARSTRAGHDVDYLFGQVSIDKPFVDWSGNCGNLSAAVGSFAISAGLVDPGRVPRNGVAVVRIWQANIGKTIIAHVPITDGAVQETGDFELDGVTFPAAEVQLEFIDPAAEEEGGGGSMFPTGNLIDDLEVPGVGTFKATLINAGIPTIFINAQDLGYTGTELQGAINGDPKALAMFETVRAYGALRMGLIKHLDEAAQRQHTPKIAFVARPADYVASSGKAIKAGDVDLLVRALSMGKLHHAMMGTAAVAIGTAAAISGTLVNLAAGGVERNAVRFGHPSGTLRVGAEATQVNGEWVVKKAIMSRSARVLMEGFVRVPGDSF, encoded by the coding sequence ATGGCACACGCAGCGCAAATCAAGATCCCCGCCACCTATATGCGTGGCGGCACCAGCAAGGGCGTTTTCTTCAGCCTCGAAGACCTGCCGCCATCGGCCCAGGTCCCCGGTGCTGCCCGCGACGCCTTGCTGTTGCGGGTGATCGGCAGCCCCGACCCCTATGACAAGCAGATCGACGGCATGGGCGGCGCCACGTCCAGCACCAGCAAAAGCGTGATCCTGGCCAGGAGCACCCGCGCCGGGCACGACGTGGATTACCTGTTTGGCCAGGTCTCCATCGACAAACCGTTTGTCGACTGGAGTGGCAACTGCGGCAACCTGTCGGCGGCGGTCGGTTCGTTCGCCATCAGCGCCGGGCTGGTCGATCCCGGCCGCGTGCCCCGCAACGGCGTGGCCGTGGTGCGCATCTGGCAGGCCAACATCGGCAAGACCATCATCGCCCACGTGCCGATCACCGACGGCGCGGTACAGGAAACCGGTGATTTCGAACTTGACGGGGTGACCTTTCCCGCCGCTGAAGTGCAGCTGGAATTCATCGACCCGGCGGCGGAAGAAGAGGGCGGCGGTGGCTCGATGTTCCCCACCGGCAACCTGATCGACGACCTGGAAGTACCGGGTGTCGGCACCTTCAAGGCCACCCTGATCAACGCCGGCATTCCGACGATTTTCATCAATGCCCAGGACCTGGGCTACACCGGCACCGAGCTGCAGGGCGCGATCAACGGCGACCCGAAGGCCCTGGCCATGTTCGAGACCGTGCGTGCCTATGGCGCGTTGCGCATGGGCCTGATCAAACACCTGGACGAAGCCGCCCAGCGCCAGCACACGCCGAAGATCGCGTTCGTGGCCAGGCCTGCGGATTACGTGGCGTCCAGCGGCAAGGCGATCAAGGCCGGCGATGTGGATTTGCTGGTGCGGGCCTTGTCCATGGGCAAACTGCACCACGCCATGATGGGCACGGCGGCGGTGGCGATCGGCACGGCGGCGGCGATTTCCGGCACCCTGGTCAACCTGGCGGCAGGTGGCGTGGAGCGCAATGCCGTGCGTTTCGGCCATCCGTCGGGCACTTTGCGCGTCGGTGCCGAGGCGACGCAAGTCAACGGTGAATGGGTGGTGAAGAAAGCCATCATGAGCCGCAGTGCGCGGGTGTTGATGGAGGGGTTTGTGCGCGTCCCAGGCGACTCATTCTAA
- the acnD gene encoding Fe/S-dependent 2-methylisocitrate dehydratase AcnD, whose amino-acid sequence MNTEFRKPLPGSRLDFFDARAAVEAISPGAYATLPYTSRVLAENLVRRCDPATLNASLSQLIERRRDLDFPWFPARVVCHDILGQTALVDLAGLRDAIALQGGDPAQVNPVVPTQLIVDHSLAVEAGGADPEAFEKNRAIEDRRNEDRFHFIEWTKKAFKNVDVIPPGNGIMHQINLEKMSPVIQVRDGVAFPDTCVGTDSHTPHVDALGVIAIGVGGLEAESVMLGRASWMRLPESVGVELTGKLQPGITATDMVLALTEFLRQQKVVGAWLEFFGEGASALTLGDRATISNMAPEYGATAAMFYIDQQTIAYLKLTGREEEQVALVEQYARHTGLWADDLKGAQYERGLTFDLSSVVRNMAGPSNPHARVATRDLAAKGISGQWDDVPGQMPDGAVIIAAITSCTNTSNPRNVIAAGLLARNANRLGLTRKPWVKSSLAPGSKTVAMYLEEAGLGHELEKLGFGVVAFACTTCNGMSGALDPLIQQEIIDRDLYATAVLSGNRNFDGRIHPYAKQAFLASPPLVVAYAIAGTIRFDIEKDVLGLDADGKEVRLQDIWPSDEEIDAVVKASVKPEQFRAVYIPMFAIHEDTGPKVTPLYDWRPQSTYIRRPPYWEGALAGARPLKGMRPLAVLPDNITTDHLSPSNAIMLDSAAGEYLAKMGLPEVDFNSYATHRGDHLTAQRATFANPKLFNEMVRENGKVKQGSLARIEPEGKVTRMWEAIETYMERKQPLIIIAGADYGQGSSRDWAAKGVRLAGVEAIAAEGFERIHRTNLVGMGVLPLEFLPGTDRHTLQIDGSETYDVVGERTPRAQLTLVINRKNGERVEVPVTCRLDTAEEVSIYEAGGVLQRFAQDFLESAATA is encoded by the coding sequence ATGAACACTGAATTTCGCAAACCGCTTCCCGGCAGCCGCCTGGATTTCTTCGACGCCCGTGCGGCTGTCGAGGCAATCAGCCCCGGCGCCTACGCCACCTTGCCGTATACCTCACGCGTACTCGCGGAAAACCTGGTGCGTCGCTGCGACCCGGCCACCCTCAACGCTTCCCTCAGCCAACTGATCGAACGCCGACGTGACCTCGATTTCCCCTGGTTCCCGGCCCGCGTGGTCTGCCATGACATTCTCGGCCAGACCGCACTGGTGGATCTGGCCGGCCTGCGCGACGCCATTGCCCTGCAAGGCGGCGACCCGGCGCAGGTCAATCCGGTGGTGCCCACCCAGTTGATCGTCGACCACTCCCTGGCCGTCGAGGCCGGTGGTGCCGACCCCGAGGCGTTCGAAAAAAACCGCGCCATAGAAGACCGCCGCAACGAAGACCGCTTCCACTTTATCGAATGGACCAAAAAGGCTTTCAAGAACGTCGACGTGATCCCGCCCGGCAACGGCATCATGCACCAGATCAACCTGGAGAAAATGTCGCCGGTGATTCAGGTACGTGACGGTGTGGCGTTTCCCGACACGTGCGTGGGCACCGACAGCCACACCCCCCACGTGGATGCCCTGGGCGTGATCGCCATCGGCGTCGGCGGCCTTGAAGCCGAAAGCGTGATGCTCGGGCGTGCCTCGTGGATGCGCCTGCCCGAAAGCGTCGGCGTGGAGTTGACCGGCAAGCTGCAGCCGGGTATCACCGCCACCGACATGGTGCTGGCGCTGACCGAGTTCCTGCGCCAGCAGAAAGTCGTCGGCGCGTGGCTGGAGTTCTTCGGCGAAGGTGCATCGGCACTGACCCTGGGCGACCGCGCCACCATCTCCAACATGGCCCCGGAATACGGCGCCACCGCGGCGATGTTCTACATCGACCAGCAGACCATCGCCTACCTGAAACTCACCGGGCGCGAAGAAGAACAGGTCGCCCTGGTGGAACAATACGCTCGTCACACCGGGCTGTGGGCGGACGACCTCAAAGGCGCGCAATACGAGCGCGGCCTGACCTTCGACCTGTCCAGCGTCGTGCGCAACATGGCCGGCCCGAGCAACCCTCACGCCCGTGTCGCCACCCGCGACCTGGCGGCCAAAGGCATCAGTGGCCAATGGGACGACGTACCGGGGCAAATGCCTGACGGCGCGGTGATCATCGCCGCCATTACCAGTTGCACCAACACCAGCAACCCGCGCAACGTGATTGCCGCAGGGCTGCTCGCGCGCAACGCCAACAGGCTTGGGCTGACGCGCAAGCCATGGGTCAAGTCGTCCCTGGCGCCTGGGTCGAAAACCGTGGCGATGTACCTTGAAGAAGCCGGCCTGGGCCATGAGCTGGAAAAACTCGGTTTCGGCGTGGTGGCCTTCGCCTGCACCACCTGCAACGGCATGTCCGGCGCGCTCGACCCGCTGATCCAGCAGGAAATCATCGACCGCGACCTGTACGCCACTGCCGTGCTCTCGGGCAACCGCAACTTCGATGGGCGTATTCATCCGTACGCCAAGCAAGCCTTCCTCGCTTCGCCGCCGCTGGTGGTGGCCTATGCAATTGCCGGCACCATTCGGTTCGATATCGAGAAAGACGTGCTCGGGCTCGACGCCGACGGCAAGGAGGTCCGCCTGCAGGACATCTGGCCAAGCGACGAAGAGATCGATGCGGTGGTCAAGGCCTCGGTCAAGCCGGAGCAGTTCCGCGCGGTGTACATCCCGATGTTTGCGATTCACGAAGACACCGGCCCCAAAGTCACCCCGCTGTACGACTGGCGTCCGCAAAGCACCTATATCCGCCGCCCGCCGTATTGGGAAGGCGCACTGGCCGGTGCGCGCCCGCTCAAGGGCATGCGCCCGCTGGCGGTGCTGCCGGACAACATCACCACTGACCACCTGTCGCCGTCCAACGCGATCATGCTCGACAGTGCCGCCGGCGAGTACCTGGCGAAAATGGGCCTGCCGGAAGTTGACTTCAACTCCTACGCCACCCACCGGGGTGATCACTTGACCGCGCAGCGCGCCACCTTTGCCAACCCGAAACTGTTCAACGAAATGGTGCGGGAAAACGGCAAGGTCAAGCAGGGCTCCCTGGCGCGTATCGAGCCGGAAGGCAAGGTCACGCGCATGTGGGAAGCCATCGAAACCTACATGGAACGCAAGCAACCGCTGATCATCATCGCCGGTGCCGACTACGGCCAGGGCTCGTCCCGCGACTGGGCGGCCAAGGGCGTGCGCCTGGCCGGGGTGGAAGCGATCGCCGCCGAGGGTTTTGAGCGTATCCACCGCACCAACCTGGTGGGCATGGGCGTATTGCCCCTGGAGTTCCTGCCGGGCACCGACCGCCACACGCTCCAGATCGACGGCAGCGAAACCTATGACGTGGTCGGCGAACGCACGCCGCGTGCGCAACTGACCCTGGTGATAAACCGCAAAAATGGCGAGCGTGTCGAGGTGCCGGTGACCTGTCGCCTGGACACCGCCGAAGAAGTGTCGATCTACGAGGCGGGCGGCGTGTTGCAACGTTTTGCCCAGGACTTCCTGGAATCGGCGGCGACCGCCTGA